In one Sporomusa sphaeroides DSM 2875 genomic region, the following are encoded:
- a CDS encoding ABC transporter substrate-binding protein, producing the protein MSTAKRCQLVVCVLLLLIIPAVSGCFGQQTYKIGFVGGLTGRYSDLGVAGRNGVTLAIEEINKAGGIHGRPVELIVRDDKNDPAVVRAVDEELIDAGVRILIGHMTSAAAVASLPVSAGGKALIVTPTATADSLRGNDDMLITIMSPLKLMAQVQAAYAVQELGLKRLVIIGDSSNPEYARNWAEVFTAYFESFGGKVVATLPFASGSGVEYESLAQTAAGYRPEGILLVAGAVDAAVMSQWLRKRQPDVPIFSSSWAMTNDFIHHGGQAVEGIVFSSTYSPDNHNPAYVRFAHKYRERFGSWPNYAAAHSYEAAQLVLTGINKAGNDQALAVKQAIIGQQQFTGLWDDYLINAAGDASRVCRLVIVTNGQFVTLDKK; encoded by the coding sequence GTGTCGACTGCGAAACGCTGCCAGTTGGTTGTTTGTGTACTGTTGTTGCTCATCATTCCGGCAGTATCAGGCTGTTTTGGCCAGCAGACGTATAAGATCGGCTTTGTCGGCGGGTTGACCGGCCGGTATTCTGATCTTGGTGTTGCCGGACGCAATGGGGTTACTTTGGCTATCGAGGAAATTAACAAGGCCGGCGGTATTCACGGCAGGCCGGTTGAGCTTATTGTCAGAGATGATAAAAACGATCCTGCCGTTGTCCGGGCTGTTGATGAAGAGCTGATTGATGCCGGTGTACGCATTCTTATCGGGCATATGACCAGTGCTGCGGCAGTGGCTTCCCTGCCGGTCAGCGCCGGCGGCAAGGCGCTTATTGTTACGCCTACCGCTACGGCAGATAGCCTGAGAGGCAATGATGACATGCTGATTACCATTATGTCACCCCTTAAGCTTATGGCCCAGGTGCAGGCGGCCTATGCCGTACAGGAACTGGGGCTTAAGCGGCTGGTTATCATCGGTGACAGCTCCAATCCCGAATATGCCCGGAACTGGGCAGAGGTGTTTACCGCTTATTTTGAAAGCTTTGGCGGTAAGGTTGTTGCGACACTGCCTTTTGCTTCAGGCAGCGGTGTCGAGTACGAGAGTTTAGCGCAAACGGCGGCAGGCTACCGGCCGGAGGGGATTCTCCTGGTAGCCGGTGCGGTCGATGCCGCAGTAATGAGCCAATGGTTGAGAAAAAGGCAGCCTGACGTACCCATATTTTCCAGCAGCTGGGCTATGACCAATGATTTTATTCATCATGGCGGTCAGGCTGTGGAAGGGATTGTATTTAGCAGTACCTATAGTCCTGACAATCATAACCCGGCTTATGTCCGGTTTGCCCACAAATACCGGGAGCGGTTTGGCAGCTGGCCCAACTATGCCGCTGCTCATAGCTATGAAGCGGCGCAGCTGGTATTAACAGGAATAAATAAGGCGGGCAATGATCAGGCGCTTGCTGTTAAACAAGCCATTATCGGTCAGCAGCAATTCACGGGATTATGGGATGACTACCTGATTAATGCTGCCGGCGATGCCAGCCGTGTCTGCCGGTTAGTAATTGTAACAAATGGTCAGTTTGTCACATTGGACAAAAAGTGA
- a CDS encoding HAMP domain-containing histidine kinase: MSKITGSLKGVMTFNFIIAVALPILVISIITVTLLSRSMGEQVVRHNIHLARSLIASTEDFLATAGMVMQEAALMLETGGLDNRQRQYYLDTLVASHSYFETVYVLNAKGQSVMVAPYHASYATLDMSRQPFFQITQQADSTYWSATFISQHTGQPTLTVTRPMADGMLVGYVNLSKLNEIVAKNDTNTKGSWAAILDHEGTFIGHSDQSQVYQRSNIGDREIIHDALACEDGTIHVKYGQQEYLLTAGMVKPTGWPLIVIQQTEVAFAPVHRTRNIFVIGAALALVLAGIIAMANLKKIFKPLNEFTAEARQVASGNYNLPLKAYEYTEFTALSEHFHAMTEAVRRREAELTKYAQTLERSNRELDQFAYVVSHDLKAPLRAIDNLSQWIAEDLAGTLDADIRHKLELLRGRVQRMANLIEDILEYSRIGRVKTEVKPVNVQHLLAEVIEEVALPDGFHILIGPDMPVIKTERIRLKQVFANLIGNAVNHHNRPDGQILVTVARTDGGFAFSVADNGPGIAPEYHRKIFEMFQTLQPCTTLKSTGIGLALVKKIVENQGGRIELLSVAGQGAKFIFTWPERLEEE, translated from the coding sequence ATGAGCAAAATTACAGGCAGTCTCAAAGGTGTTATGACCTTTAACTTCATAATCGCGGTTGCTCTGCCTATTCTGGTAATTAGTATTATTACCGTTACACTTCTGTCCAGAAGTATGGGAGAGCAGGTAGTCCGGCATAATATCCATTTGGCGCGCAGTTTGATTGCCAGTACGGAGGATTTTCTGGCAACAGCCGGCATGGTAATGCAGGAAGCGGCGCTTATGCTGGAGACAGGCGGGCTTGATAACCGTCAAAGGCAATATTATCTGGATACCCTGGTCGCCAGTCACAGCTATTTTGAGACTGTGTATGTGCTCAATGCCAAAGGACAGTCTGTGATGGTTGCACCTTATCATGCCAGTTATGCAACCCTGGATATGTCAAGACAACCGTTTTTTCAGATTACCCAGCAAGCTGATTCCACGTATTGGTCGGCTACCTTTATCTCCCAGCATACAGGCCAGCCGACTCTGACGGTGACTAGGCCGATGGCTGACGGCATGCTTGTGGGCTATGTCAATCTAAGCAAATTAAATGAAATTGTGGCCAAAAATGATACCAATACCAAGGGCAGCTGGGCGGCCATTCTTGATCATGAGGGCACTTTTATTGGACACTCTGACCAGAGTCAGGTATACCAGCGCAGCAATATTGGTGACCGGGAGATTATTCATGATGCATTAGCCTGTGAGGACGGTACAATCCATGTCAAATACGGACAGCAGGAATACCTCCTTACGGCAGGAATGGTGAAGCCGACCGGCTGGCCGCTGATTGTAATCCAGCAGACCGAGGTTGCCTTTGCACCGGTGCACAGAACCCGGAACATCTTTGTCATTGGCGCTGCTTTGGCTCTGGTGCTGGCAGGCATTATTGCCATGGCCAATTTGAAAAAAATCTTTAAACCGCTCAATGAATTCACTGCCGAAGCCAGGCAGGTAGCTTCAGGCAATTACAATTTGCCGCTTAAGGCTTATGAATATACCGAGTTTACTGCTCTGTCAGAACATTTTCATGCGATGACCGAGGCCGTGCGCCGGCGCGAAGCTGAATTGACCAAATATGCGCAGACGCTGGAACGGAGCAACCGGGAATTGGATCAGTTTGCCTATGTTGTTTCCCATGATCTTAAGGCGCCGCTGCGAGCCATCGACAATTTGTCACAATGGATTGCGGAAGACCTTGCCGGTACCTTGGATGCCGATATCCGGCACAAGCTGGAGCTTTTGCGCGGACGGGTACAGCGCATGGCTAATTTGATCGAAGATATCCTGGAATATTCCCGCATCGGCAGGGTGAAGACAGAGGTTAAGCCGGTTAACGTTCAGCACTTGCTGGCCGAAGTGATCGAAGAGGTAGCGCTGCCTGACGGCTTTCACATTTTGATCGGACCGGATATGCCGGTAATCAAGACCGAACGGATTCGGCTCAAGCAGGTGTTTGCCAATCTTATCGGTAATGCCGTTAATCATCACAACCGGCCGGATGGCCAGATACTGGTAACTGTTGCCAGGACAGACGGCGGCTTTGCCTTTAGTGTGGCTGATAACGGGCCTGGCATTGCTCCGGAATATCACCGCAAAATTTTTGAAATGTTTCAGACCCTGCAGCCGTGCACTACTTTGAAAAGTACCGGCATCGGCTTGGCTTTGGTTAAAAAGATTGTTGAGAACCAGGGGGGCCGGATTGAGCTACTATCGGTGGCAGGACAAGGGGCGAAGTTTATCTTTACATGGCCGGAACGGTTAGAGGAGGAGTAG
- a CDS encoding VOC family protein has protein sequence MYNIAHIGVVVKDADKSLEFYTTVLGCTREESYQDERIRLEFIKAGQQTIELIQYKEDAVSDRGPGIIDHIAFLVNDLEAELAKLRQQQVRLLLDQPKISGNKKLMFFSGPDGERLEFIQKL, from the coding sequence ATGTATAATATTGCTCATATTGGCGTAGTCGTCAAAGATGCCGACAAATCACTGGAATTCTATACAACGGTATTAGGCTGCACCCGGGAAGAAAGCTACCAGGATGAGCGTATTCGCCTGGAGTTTATTAAGGCAGGCCAGCAGACCATCGAGCTTATTCAGTACAAAGAGGATGCTGTCAGTGACCGTGGTCCGGGGATTATTGATCATATTGCCTTCCTGGTCAACGACCTGGAGGCCGAGCTTGCTAAATTGCGGCAGCAGCAGGTCAGGCTGCTGCTCGATCAGCCCAAAATATCGGGCAATAAAAAGCTGATGTTTTTCAGCGGCCCTGACGGAGAACGCCTGGAGTTTATCCAAAAGTTATAA
- a CDS encoding DUF2156 domain-containing protein, with protein sequence MAQKPFFDKCFTQRRYENAHFNFTNLFMWRNIYSIRWAEQDGYLILQAEYDNHRFMLQPIGPDQGVEAVLEKMAAYCAAESRPFVLRGVEKFMVDIIEKWRPGQFTLTSERDNFDYVYNSKDLIELKGRKYHGKKNHINSFYRNYSNYQYFPLTAEWAPKCIESEMEWCKKKGCDEDAHLRGERDAVIEVLTHWDELKLTGGLLLISGKVEAFTFGEQLNSDTAVIHVEKANPDIRGVYPVINQKFCATAWQHLSFINREEDMGIEGLRKAKESYYPVKMTEKFNIVF encoded by the coding sequence TTGGCGCAAAAGCCTTTTTTTGATAAATGCTTTACGCAGCGCCGTTATGAGAATGCTCATTTTAATTTTACTAATTTATTTATGTGGCGCAATATCTATTCGATTAGGTGGGCAGAGCAGGACGGGTACCTGATTCTTCAAGCTGAATATGACAATCACCGGTTTATGCTTCAGCCAATAGGTCCTGACCAGGGCGTGGAAGCTGTGCTGGAAAAAATGGCTGCCTACTGTGCGGCAGAGAGCCGGCCCTTTGTCCTGCGGGGCGTCGAAAAGTTTATGGTCGACATTATTGAGAAATGGCGGCCCGGCCAGTTTACGCTTACCAGTGAACGCGACAATTTTGACTATGTTTATAATAGCAAGGATTTGATTGAATTAAAAGGCCGCAAATACCATGGCAAGAAAAATCATATCAATAGTTTTTACCGCAATTACAGTAATTACCAGTACTTTCCTCTGACTGCAGAATGGGCGCCCAAATGTATTGAGAGTGAAATGGAATGGTGTAAGAAAAAAGGCTGTGACGAGGATGCTCATTTGCGCGGTGAGCGGGATGCTGTTATTGAGGTGCTTACCCATTGGGATGAGCTTAAGCTGACCGGCGGCCTGCTGCTTATCAGCGGTAAAGTCGAGGCTTTTACCTTTGGCGAGCAGCTTAACAGTGATACTGCGGTTATCCATGTGGAAAAGGCAAACCCCGACATTCGCGGTGTTTATCCGGTTATCAACCAGAAGTTCTGTGCAACTGCCTGGCAGCACCTTAGCTTTATTAACCGGGAAGAAGATATGGGCATCGAAGGCTTGCGCAAGGCCAAAGAATCCTATTATCCGGTGAAAATGACTGAGAAATTCAATATAGTATTTTAA
- the speD gene encoding adenosylmethionine decarboxylase: MEIKSIKKLKLYGFNNLTKSLSFNMYDICYAKTPQHRHSYIEYIDEEYSAERLTNILTEVANMIGANILNIAKQDYDPQGASVTMLISEEAVHQPGAIFTSEECGECELNEPMPDAVVCHLDKSHITVHTYPESHPDEGISTFRADIDVSTCGHISPLKALNFLINTFRPDIAVMDYRVRGFTRDVNGKKFFIDHKINSIQNYISGDNRDMYQMIDVNVYQENIFHTKMLLKEFDLDNYLFGTAKKELQAGEKKKIKQRLKKEMAEIFYGKNIPKVHLKM; the protein is encoded by the coding sequence ATGGAAATTAAATCAATTAAAAAACTAAAACTCTATGGGTTTAATAATCTCACCAAATCACTGAGCTTTAATATGTACGACATCTGCTATGCGAAAACTCCCCAGCACCGCCATTCCTACATCGAGTATATTGATGAAGAATACAGTGCCGAGCGTTTGACCAATATTCTCACCGAAGTAGCTAATATGATTGGTGCCAACATCTTAAATATTGCCAAACAGGACTATGACCCGCAAGGGGCCAGTGTCACCATGCTGATTTCAGAGGAAGCTGTCCACCAGCCGGGGGCCATTTTTACCAGTGAGGAATGCGGGGAGTGCGAGCTCAATGAACCCATGCCTGATGCGGTGGTCTGCCATTTGGACAAAAGCCATATTACCGTTCATACCTATCCGGAGAGCCATCCGGACGAAGGTATCAGTACTTTTCGTGCCGACATTGACGTATCGACCTGTGGTCATATTTCACCACTTAAGGCCCTGAACTTCCTCATTAATACCTTTCGCCCGGACATCGCCGTTATGGATTACCGGGTGCGTGGTTTTACCCGGGATGTTAACGGTAAAAAGTTTTTTATCGACCATAAGATCAACTCGATTCAAAACTATATTTCCGGCGACAATCGCGATATGTACCAGATGATTGATGTGAATGTATATCAGGAAAACATTTTTCACACCAAGATGCTCCTGAAAGAATTTGATTTGGATAACTATTTATTCGGTACCGCCAAAAAAGAATTGCAGGCCGGCGAGAAAAAGAAAATCAAGCAGCGCCTGAAAAAAGAAATGGCCGAAATTTTTTACGGAAAAAATATTCCTAAAGTTCATTTAAAGATGTAA
- a CDS encoding cytochrome b/b6 domain-containing protein — MKLLLQPLPVRIFHWIMVLAVMYLVITGLYLHEPWSGLKYGVVRKTHTLAGIILMLNLFGQSCYYLFTGRYTEVLFMPRDFPNLRSFFRYALFITENHPNYGRYNPGQKALFTVWGLLILLAGLAALPFFFPGQESWLSRPFGGLTGIRIFYYLITMFFLATMPLHIMLALTEDPARLQAMFSGYADKEPKPKTKGK, encoded by the coding sequence ATGAAACTATTGCTGCAGCCGCTGCCTGTGCGGATTTTTCACTGGATTATGGTTTTGGCCGTAATGTATTTGGTAATAACCGGCCTATACCTGCATGAGCCCTGGTCCGGCCTGAAGTATGGCGTAGTGCGCAAGACCCATACGCTTGCCGGGATTATTCTTATGCTGAATTTGTTTGGACAAAGCTGTTATTACCTGTTTACCGGCAGGTACACGGAAGTACTGTTTATGCCGCGGGACTTTCCCAATCTGCGCAGCTTTTTTCGCTACGCGCTGTTTATCACCGAAAACCACCCCAATTACGGCCGTTATAATCCCGGCCAAAAGGCATTATTTACTGTCTGGGGTTTGCTGATTCTCCTTGCCGGTCTGGCCGCACTGCCTTTCTTTTTTCCCGGGCAGGAGTCCTGGCTCAGCAGACCGTTTGGCGGCCTTACAGGCATTCGGATTTTTTACTATCTGATAACCATGTTTTTTTTGGCCACCATGCCGCTGCATATAATGCTGGCCTTAACCGAAGACCCGGCCAGGCTGCAAGCCATGTTCTCCGGCTATGCGGACAAAGAACCAAAGCCGAAAACCAAGGGAAAATAG
- a CDS encoding Mur ligase family protein, which yields MQTCAEWIMQATGITCHSDKVRPGYIFVAIVGRITDGNAFAAAAAARGALVIVSDSPARLPSLTLPVITVPDARLALARLASLFYGNPSDKLHLVGITGSNGKTTIACMLEHIFTQAGLTTGLIGTIRVNTGTNSFPSTLTTPDAVSVQHYLAQMLKNKVTHAAMEVSAQGIDMHRVANVRFSAGILTNLCADHLDFHGSFASYLEAKAKFLDLLGTATPLIVNIADPYCQAIAGRFSGKLITAAIDSPADITASITHLTTYGSAFTVTVNRPLEAGNGQMLPAGRYPMTLALPGRHNVENALLAGIAALVHGLAPETIGAALAGFRSVERRMNIFHLEGLTIVDDTALNPGSIDAVFAALASFRYNRLIVVNAIRGQRGTAINAANAAALTGQRRKLPFELIITASNEQVGPADSVTAEEKLAFLTTLNTLKTDYTYTGSLSGAIRLALRHALPGDLLLLIGAQGMDAGRQVLSSLAKTPENPCRDQGHYPRPAWSAAAE from the coding sequence ATGCAAACCTGTGCCGAATGGATCATGCAAGCCACCGGCATTACCTGCCACTCGGATAAGGTACGCCCAGGCTATATTTTTGTGGCAATTGTCGGCCGCATCACCGATGGCAATGCCTTTGCCGCAGCAGCGGCTGCCCGGGGGGCACTGGTTATTGTGAGCGATTCACCCGCCCGGCTGCCGTCACTGACACTTCCCGTAATTACTGTCCCGGATGCCAGATTGGCACTTGCCCGGCTGGCATCCCTTTTTTACGGTAACCCGTCAGATAAATTACACTTGGTAGGCATAACCGGCTCTAACGGCAAAACTACCATCGCCTGTATGCTGGAACATATCTTCACCCAGGCAGGCCTTACCACAGGTCTCATTGGCACTATCCGGGTCAACACCGGGACAAACTCTTTTCCCAGCACGCTGACAACCCCCGACGCAGTCAGTGTTCAGCATTACCTGGCACAAATGCTTAAAAACAAAGTGACCCATGCAGCGATGGAAGTATCGGCCCAGGGGATCGATATGCACCGGGTGGCCAATGTCCGCTTTTCAGCAGGTATATTGACCAACCTGTGTGCTGACCATCTGGACTTTCATGGCAGTTTTGCCAGCTATCTTGAAGCCAAAGCCAAGTTTTTGGACTTGCTTGGCACTGCTACGCCGCTCATCGTCAACATCGCTGATCCTTACTGCCAAGCCATTGCCGGCCGTTTTTCCGGCAAACTAATTACGGCTGCCATCGACAGCCCTGCCGACATTACGGCCAGCATTACCCACCTGACCACTTATGGCAGCGCCTTCACAGTAACGGTAAACAGGCCTCTTGAGGCCGGTAACGGTCAAATGCTCCCTGCCGGCCGTTATCCTATGACCCTGGCTCTGCCTGGACGGCATAATGTCGAAAATGCTTTGCTGGCCGGTATTGCAGCCCTGGTCCACGGCTTAGCACCTGAGACAATTGGGGCAGCGCTGGCTGGTTTCCGGAGTGTTGAACGGCGGATGAATATTTTCCACTTAGAGGGGCTTACGATTGTAGATGATACCGCCCTCAACCCCGGCAGTATTGATGCCGTGTTTGCCGCACTGGCCTCTTTTCGTTATAACCGCCTGATTGTTGTCAATGCCATTCGCGGTCAGCGCGGCACCGCCATTAATGCGGCTAATGCGGCCGCACTAACCGGCCAGCGCCGTAAACTGCCTTTTGAATTAATTATTACAGCCAGTAATGAACAGGTTGGACCGGCAGATAGCGTTACCGCTGAAGAAAAGCTGGCCTTCCTGACAACCCTGAATACCCTTAAGACCGATTATACATACACCGGCTCCCTGTCCGGCGCCATCAGACTGGCACTAAGGCATGCCCTGCCCGGCGACCTGCTGCTGTTAATCGGAGCTCAGGGCATGGATGCCGGGAGGCAGGTATTGTCGTCTTTGGCCAAAACACCGGAAAACCCTTGCCGGGACCAAGGTCATTACCCCCGCCCGGCATGGAGTGCGGCTGCCGAATAA
- a CDS encoding VanW family protein: protein MLWLLLAGSLAVNAGCGLNAPAPKPQAPLVADQVTIEGQQVGGMSAEAAGKVLTTLAKAKDVPAVNAGFDAVSGEIFPERPGQRLNVADTLQALLAAPAGSKVTPVYQPFLPDITAAVLANSQQLGTYTTPVLDKSAGRLVNLRLTGKLINNQIIAAGEEFSFNAATGEPTAERGFQPATVFADNGRKEQSLGGGMCQVSSTLYNAVLAAKLKVTERHPHSQLVNYVPPGKDATTYTDKDFRFVNTTRRPIIIRAFVGTEASRLTVDVLALPD from the coding sequence ATGCTTTGGCTATTGCTGGCCGGCAGCCTGGCAGTTAACGCCGGTTGCGGGTTGAATGCCCCGGCGCCTAAGCCACAGGCCCCTTTGGTAGCCGATCAGGTGACGATAGAAGGGCAGCAGGTGGGCGGCATGTCGGCTGAAGCCGCCGGCAAGGTACTCACCACCCTGGCTAAAGCTAAAGATGTGCCTGCGGTCAACGCCGGGTTTGATGCAGTCAGTGGCGAAATTTTTCCCGAGCGTCCGGGGCAGCGGCTTAATGTGGCCGATACCTTACAGGCCTTGCTGGCCGCACCGGCCGGCAGCAAGGTTACGCCGGTGTATCAGCCGTTTTTGCCTGATATCACGGCAGCGGTGCTGGCCAACAGTCAGCAGCTGGGTACTTATACCACCCCGGTTCTGGACAAAAGTGCCGGCCGTTTGGTCAATCTTCGTCTGACAGGCAAATTAATTAATAATCAAATCATTGCAGCCGGCGAGGAGTTTTCCTTCAATGCGGCAACCGGGGAGCCTACTGCCGAACGGGGATTTCAACCGGCTACGGTATTTGCTGACAACGGCCGGAAGGAGCAGAGCCTGGGCGGCGGCATGTGCCAGGTATCCTCCACTCTGTATAATGCTGTTTTAGCCGCAAAGCTTAAGGTCACTGAACGGCACCCGCATTCCCAGCTGGTCAATTATGTACCGCCGGGTAAGGATGCCACAACCTACACCGACAAGGATTTCCGCTTTGTCAACACTACCCGCCGGCCAATTATTATCCGCGCCTTTGTCGGGACGGAAGCTTCCCGGCTAACGGTCGATGTATTGGCATTGCCTGACTGA
- a CDS encoding SpoIID/LytB domain-containing protein encodes MKNKKINTALVAGVLLLFVAGAYTLLKPPAQKPAPAPTPPAPAEKAPAAPKPIPGVPPFEASKYPKEPTVRVYIAEKGTIETMKLEKYIEGVIAQEMQPDWPMEALAAQAIASRTLTISAMEAGTIKRLHNADVSTSKEELQAFAPHKVNDSVRQAVARTRGEVLLYAGGLVNAIYSSCNGQISATREESFPKEIPHDTPYFQPVADNCFKYAPKNIQSWTVKIPASQVASAIGYRGNPADIRILEKGPSGRILYIGAGDKKMYGSDFRRAVGYDRLKSTLVTGMNYEGGNFVFTGLGWGNGVGLCQWGAYTFAKEGKQAQDIIRHYYPGAEVKKLWQ; translated from the coding sequence ATGAAAAACAAAAAAATTAATACCGCATTAGTCGCAGGAGTTTTATTACTATTTGTCGCGGGAGCGTATACACTACTCAAGCCTCCCGCCCAAAAACCCGCACCGGCACCAACTCCGCCGGCACCTGCCGAAAAGGCGCCGGCTGCACCAAAACCTATACCCGGTGTGCCGCCCTTTGAGGCCTCTAAATACCCCAAAGAACCGACAGTCCGGGTATATATTGCGGAAAAAGGCACAATTGAGACCATGAAACTGGAAAAGTATATCGAAGGGGTTATTGCCCAGGAGATGCAGCCCGATTGGCCGATGGAAGCCTTGGCCGCCCAGGCTATTGCCTCGCGGACACTGACCATCAGCGCTATGGAGGCAGGTACCATAAAAAGGCTGCACAATGCTGATGTCAGCACTTCCAAAGAAGAGTTGCAAGCCTTTGCGCCGCACAAAGTTAATGACAGTGTACGGCAGGCCGTAGCGCGGACACGCGGCGAGGTGCTGCTATATGCCGGCGGTCTGGTCAATGCCATTTACAGCTCTTGCAATGGACAGATCAGTGCCACCAGAGAAGAAAGCTTTCCGAAAGAAATTCCCCATGATACACCTTATTTTCAACCTGTTGCCGATAATTGCTTCAAATATGCTCCTAAAAACATACAATCCTGGACAGTAAAAATTCCGGCTTCCCAAGTGGCGTCTGCCATTGGCTATCGCGGCAATCCGGCAGATATCCGCATTCTGGAAAAGGGACCTTCAGGCCGCATTCTCTACATTGGCGCCGGTGACAAAAAGATGTACGGCTCTGATTTTCGCCGGGCTGTCGGCTATGACCGGCTTAAATCCACCCTGGTTACCGGGATGAATTACGAAGGCGGCAATTTCGTCTTTACCGGTTTGGGCTGGGGCAACGGCGTCGGTTTATGCCAATGGGGGGCTTATACCTTTGCGAAGGAAGGTAAACAGGCACAAGACATTATCAGGCACTACTATCCTGGAGCTGAGGTAAAAAAATTATGGCAGTGA
- a CDS encoding methyl-accepting chemotaxis protein, giving the protein MADYKITKELADELTRFVYNQTGYHTIVCDSNAVIIGDSAGTRLGITHSGAQRILRGEVDAVFVGPEDVAKNPNLKEGQNYPVAVDGVRLGTFGIAGKLEYTQPIAKVVTALFSARLKAMEDAGQVRLVAGTVSENVQQAAAAIEEMSASAEEMAATTEKVAKISDEAVTKVKETNKIIDMSRSIATQTKLLSLNASIEAARAGTHGRGFAVVAQEMQKLAQSSAEATENINTILGEIQTSISAVIQGINQSAAVSAEQARAMQEIIHMVENVQASTNKLVESFK; this is encoded by the coding sequence TTGGCAGATTATAAAATTACCAAAGAGCTGGCAGACGAACTAACCAGGTTTGTGTATAATCAGACAGGTTATCACACCATTGTCTGTGACAGTAATGCCGTGATTATCGGGGATTCGGCCGGAACCAGACTGGGAATCACCCATAGCGGTGCGCAAAGAATTTTGCGCGGCGAGGTGGACGCCGTATTTGTCGGACCGGAGGATGTTGCGAAAAACCCTAACCTTAAAGAGGGGCAGAACTATCCGGTAGCCGTTGACGGTGTACGTTTAGGAACTTTCGGGATTGCCGGTAAACTGGAATATACCCAGCCTATTGCCAAGGTAGTAACCGCTTTGTTTAGTGCCAGGCTAAAGGCCATGGAAGATGCCGGCCAGGTACGGCTGGTAGCCGGCACCGTGTCGGAAAATGTTCAGCAGGCGGCGGCTGCTATTGAGGAAATGTCGGCCTCCGCGGAAGAAATGGCGGCCACAACCGAGAAAGTAGCCAAAATTTCTGATGAAGCGGTAACCAAGGTCAAAGAGACCAACAAAATTATTGACATGAGCCGCAGTATTGCCACGCAAACCAAACTTTTAAGCCTGAATGCCTCCATCGAAGCTGCCCGTGCCGGAACTCACGGGCGGGGCTTTGCGGTAGTAGCTCAGGAAATGCAGAAATTAGCCCAATCCAGTGCTGAGGCCACAGAAAACATCAACACGATTCTGGGCGAAATTCAAACCTCCATCTCGGCCGTCATCCAGGGCATCAACCAGTCGGCGGCTGTTTCGGCCGAACAGGCCCGGGCTATGCAGGAAATTATCCATATGGTTGAAAATGTGCAAGCTTCAACGAATAAGCTGGTAGAATCCTTTAAATAA
- a CDS encoding DUF1934 domain-containing protein: MKGLSLIKPLCGNTAVDQVLLTVIGSQRDAQGEENTIELFTHGKRYAKNGVDYITYQETEISGMEGATTLLKIYSDHVILVRQGSVEQRQEFRTGERSSSSYTTPFGTMNITVRTTRLTVARANDGGCVTGVHIEYELEISGQWQSANTLHVTVQGDRKNGH; the protein is encoded by the coding sequence ATGAAAGGGTTGAGTCTGATTAAGCCGTTATGTGGTAATACTGCTGTTGACCAGGTGCTGCTTACTGTGATCGGTTCACAGCGGGACGCGCAAGGGGAAGAGAATACAATTGAATTGTTTACCCATGGGAAAAGGTATGCGAAAAACGGTGTTGACTACATTACTTATCAGGAAACCGAGATCAGCGGGATGGAGGGTGCCACGACGCTGTTAAAAATATACAGCGATCATGTTATCCTGGTACGGCAGGGCTCTGTAGAACAGCGCCAGGAATTCCGCACCGGTGAACGCTCATCCTCCAGCTATACGACACCTTTCGGAACCATGAATATAACTGTTCGGACAACCCGGCTGACAGTAGCCCGAGCCAATGACGGCGGCTGTGTGACCGGAGTGCATATTGAGTACGAGCTTGAAATCAGCGGACAGTGGCAAAGCGCTAATACTTTGCATGTCACTGTACAGGGGGATAGAAAGAATGGACATTAA